One window of Halonatronomonas betaini genomic DNA carries:
- the mnmA gene encoding tRNA 2-thiouridine(34) synthase MnmA, which produces MDRVLMAMSGGVDSSVAAALLKKDGYDVIGATMEVFPDYEQRSEEEGGCCSLSSIEDAKRVAARLDIPHYTLNFKEVFQREVIDNFVEEYSKGRTPNPCIVCNKKIKFNALLDKALQLDCDYVATGHYAIKEKKDNRFILRRPEDLEKDQTYMLYGFKQEQLAKTLFPLGNYKKDEVRKIAKEIGLRIFNKPDSQEICFVPDDDYQRFLDSNYPDLSMSGPIYYYDGEKIGEHEGLHKYTIGQRRGLGISMNHPVYVIDIDSENNALIVGPRDHLKSHGLIINKPNWLSIPEIDSELNDILIQVRYNSKPAPGKVIPIGDGNKVKALFAEPFQAVTPGQSAVFYDGDIVLGGGVIDESIN; this is translated from the coding sequence ATGGATAGAGTTTTAATGGCAATGAGTGGAGGGGTTGATAGCTCTGTTGCTGCTGCCTTATTAAAAAAAGATGGTTATGATGTTATAGGGGCAACAATGGAGGTTTTCCCGGATTATGAACAGAGATCTGAGGAAGAAGGCGGTTGTTGTTCTTTATCGTCAATAGAAGATGCTAAAAGAGTAGCAGCCAGACTAGATATCCCTCATTATACTCTTAATTTTAAAGAAGTTTTTCAGAGGGAAGTAATAGATAATTTTGTAGAGGAATACAGTAAAGGGAGGACTCCTAATCCCTGTATTGTTTGTAATAAAAAAATAAAGTTTAACGCATTACTTGATAAAGCATTGCAGCTAGATTGTGATTATGTAGCAACAGGACACTATGCAATTAAAGAGAAAAAAGATAATAGGTTTATTTTAAGAAGGCCTGAAGATTTAGAAAAAGACCAAACTTATATGCTGTATGGCTTTAAGCAAGAACAGCTGGCAAAAACCTTATTTCCTTTAGGCAATTATAAGAAAGATGAAGTCAGAAAAATTGCGAAAGAGATAGGCTTAAGGATCTTTAATAAACCTGATAGTCAGGAGATCTGTTTTGTTCCTGATGATGATTATCAAAGGTTTCTGGATAGTAATTATCCAGATTTAAGTATGTCTGGACCAATATATTATTATGACGGTGAGAAGATAGGTGAACACGAAGGCCTTCATAAATATACTATTGGTCAGAGAAGAGGCCTTGGAATTTCTATGAATCATCCTGTATATGTGATTGATATTGATTCAGAGAATAATGCTTTAATAGTTGGTCCAAGAGATCATTTGAAATCTCATGGATTAATTATTAATAAGCCTAATTGGTTATCTATACCTGAAATCGATAGTGAATTAAATGATATATTGATTCAGGTAAGATATAATTCAAAACCTGCACCTGGCAAAGTCATTCCAATAGGAGACGGAAATAAGGTGAAAGCTTTATTTGCTGAACCGTTTCAAGCTGTTACACCTGGACAATCAGCTGTTTTCTATGATGGGGATATAGTACTAGGTGGAGGGGTAATAGATGAATCTATAAATTAA